A single Nitrososphaerales archaeon DNA region contains:
- a CDS encoding ABC transporter permease encodes MSEVANHGRVVYARAYVRMKGLLREPHWSIAEVIIPMLSISAYIYMYQVLQAPNEFLGFVIIGGAMLSFWSNVLWGMSSQFYWEKETGTLGLYLIAPISRMAVLIGMALGGMINTTIRALSILFIGVTLFPINLVIGDVYALAIIFMLTVIALYGMGMLFASLFLLYGREATHIADVLQEPIYVLSGMYYPVLSSKFFPLSVKILASLIPLTIGIDGMRQVMVLGGDFSSVILHIVGLVVLASALLPFAYFTLRKMETIGKREGRLTLRWQ; translated from the coding sequence ATGAGTGAAGTTGCAAATCATGGCAGAGTGGTTTATGCAAGAGCATATGTAAGGATGAAGGGACTTCTCAGAGAGCCACACTGGAGCATTGCCGAAGTAATAATTCCCATGCTTTCGATAAGTGCATACATATACATGTACCAAGTCCTTCAGGCGCCTAACGAATTTTTAGGCTTCGTAATTATTGGGGGCGCAATGCTCTCATTCTGGAGTAACGTGCTTTGGGGGATGTCAAGCCAGTTCTACTGGGAGAAAGAGACGGGAACGCTAGGATTGTACCTGATTGCACCAATCTCCAGAATGGCCGTGTTGATTGGCATGGCGCTGGGTGGGATGATTAACACCACCATTAGAGCATTATCAATACTGTTCATAGGGGTTACACTTTTTCCGATCAATCTTGTAATTGGTGACGTTTATGCTTTAGCAATAATTTTTATGTTGACTGTAATCGCTCTTTACGGCATGGGAATGCTTTTTGCCTCCCTGTTTCTGCTTTACGGTAGGGAGGCAACTCATATAGCTGATGTGTTGCAGGAACCGATATACGTGCTTTCAGGCATGTACTATCCAGTTCTAAGTAGCAAGTTCTTTCCACTTTCAGTAAAGATTCTGGCGTCTTTGATTCCCCTCACAATAGGTATTGATGGTATGAGACAGGTCATGGTTTTGGGTGGAGATTTCAGTAGTGTTATTTTGCATATCGTAGGTTTGGTCGTGCTTGCATCTGCACTGTTGCCGTTTGCTTATTTTACGCTGAGAAAGATGGAGACTATAGGTAAACGTGAAGGGAGATTGACATTAAGATGGCAATAG